The stretch of DNA ACCAGTCGCAATCCATGTTGTGCATCCAAAGATTATGCATGCTCAGTAGTCTTTATAAGTGGATTACTACATCCTAACAGATTTTGCAGGATCAAATAATGAGTCACCATAACTTTCTATTGAAACGACAATAAAACACCTGAACTAAAATATTCATTTGTGTTGTGTATGACAATAGTCATATGTAGGCAGGATAAAAACAATTACCTCCTATGGGTCAGTAATCCTCCAAATATCTGCATGACAACAGATAGTGGACCATGAACTTCAGACATAATCAAGATACCACTTGGCTCTTAGCTGAAGACTGCAAACCTGATACATCTTTGGCATAAGGATACTGCATTGATGTTCAGGTACTATCACCAGCATTTCCTTCTTTATTGCTTTGTAAGTCCATAAATCCCTGGAACAATTCAACTAAGCAGAGATGCATTGCCCTCTACAAATTCTATTTTAACTTAGCCAGAAAATTCCTCTTCATCGGAAGCATCCAAAAGCTCAGCATTCCTACTAGACTGACCACGACCAGACTGCCTACGGcgactctttttcttttctctccttcTCTTTGCTTTAGGTTTCTCTTCAAGATCCCTCACCCCACGTCTCTTATACATCTTAAAGCTAACATGTCTTTCCTCAGCCATCTTCCTCACCTTCTCAGTGATTTCAGCTGCAATCTGACGGTTGTAGAGCTTTTTCAATCCCTTCATCAGCTTCGCGAATGTTTCAGGCTGTGGCATCAGGCCTGCCTCGAGCATGTCTATGCAATACAAGCAGGCCTCCTTGACATGTTTCTTAGCGTACAATGCATGGATCCAGATTGTCCATGCACTCACATTGAGCTCACAGCCTTTGCTAACAATACATTCCCAAACATCCTTTGCAAGCTCAAGTTTCTCATCTCTGACCAGCACATTGAGGAGGTCCTTCAGCACTCCATATTGTGGTGCGACGAAGAGCCCCCGCCCAACCATGTCCTTAAAATAACTACACGCTTCAATCAGTGCCCCCTGCCCAACAAGCCCACTGACCATGATAGCAAATGTATCGACCCCAGGACTGAGACCACCATTTTCCATCTCATTCCACAATGCTATGGCCTGCTTGGTCTCCCCAAGCTTGCAGGCCAACCGAATCACCACATTGTATATCTTGAGGTCTGGTGGACACCGGCACTCCCTCATCCTCTCCATCAGTTCCAAGCACTCCTCGAGTTGTTCCTTCTTCTCATGCGTTGTAAAGAACCCATGGTACACGGCAGCATCCACCCGCAGGCCTTCCCTTGACATGGCGTCCAAGAACTCGTACCCCTGGGATATCTTGCCAGTCTTGCAAAACGCGCTAACCAGTGTGCCGTATGTGACAGCATCCGGCGCGCATCCCTTCCTTCGCATTTCCACAAACACCCTCATCGCCTCATCGACCCTCCCCCTCGCGCCCAGCCCCTGCATCAGGGTGGTGTACGACACCGCGTTCGGCGGGCAGCCACGCCGCTCCATCTCCCGCGCCAGCTCGAACGCGTCCTCGAACCTCCCGTCTGCTACGAAGCCGGCGAGCAGGGTGTTGAAGGCGACGACGTCGAGGGCGACATCCGCAGCCTTCATGCGAGCCAGCACGTGCTTGGCCTCGTCGAGCTTGCCCTGGCGGCACCAACCGTAAAGCAGAGCCGTGTAGTGGCGGAGTGAAAGCGGAATCCGGGGCTGGAACTCCTCGACAAGCTGCTCGGCGGTGGCGACGTGGCCTGCCTTGGAGAGGGACTCgagaagggagaggaagagggcgGGGTGATCGTGGTCTGGGCGGGCGGAAAGTAGCGAGAGCGCGAACGGCAGGAGGCGCGGttgcgggaggcggcggaggacggggcagaggagggaggggccgAGGAGCTGGGAGGGGAGCGGCGCGAGGAgggacggggacggcggggaggaggcgcgggAGAAGGACTTGGAGAGGAGCACTAGGGAGGACGGGAGTGGCGAGGGCAGCGACGGGGAGCACCAGTGGAAGAAGTGCAGAGCGAGGGAAGAGGCGGCGCCGCAGCGGCGGAGGACGGCGTCGAGGAGGTGTGGCGAGGAGGGGTCGAGGCCCGAGGCGGACAGCGCGGCTGCGAGCCTCCGCGGGTCggagtggtggcggcggaggaggcggtacGCGTGTTCCGCGGAGGAGGCCAGGCTGAgatcggtggtggcggcggaggagagaCCGCGGCGAAAGGGAACGGAGAGGAGGCGCCGCATCGGCATGGTGGCTCTCCTTGTGGCGGTCTGGCGGTGGACCATGCGACGGGTGCTTTCCGTCACGTTTTTTCACATCGACGCTGCGACGTTCTCTGTGCCATGTTTGTTCATCTCTGCTGCACCACTGATGTCTGATTTACGCATATGATCCTAACCATGATGTTGGATTGGAACAAGTATGTGTTGTATATAATTGTAAcaattatatatatagtttgccaaacgggccggcccggcactaCACAACACGGGCACGACCTGGCACGACACTAAACGGCACGGCACTAAGTAGCAAGGTTGATTAACCGTGCCGTGCCTGTTAGTGCCACCGTGCGGATGCCGGGCACTAGCACGACACGGCTATCACTTAGCTGGGTTGTGCCGTGCCAAGGGGCATGGTAGTGCCAGGGCCGGCATTAGCACGATACCGCCAAAAACCATCATTCAACTCAGAATTTATAGCAGTTTCAAACAAGCACAGATTTTAACGCAGAAAACTCAGAAATTGAATCCACCGTCTCGTCGTCTGATCCGGCCATCATCACTCGCCAGTGACCTGGTTCCTCAACAGCTGCACAGATCAAGACATGGGTTAGGGAAAGAACATAGATCTAGTCGTCTAGGGTTAGGGTAAGGGTCTTATCTTTGTAGCCGGGGCACCAGGTACACCGGTGAGGTCGACGAAGCACGGATCCAGCCCTCCGGCCCTAGTTCCTCGACGGATCTCGTCTACATCTATAGAAAAAGGTGAGGAGAGTGAGAGATCGAGAGGCCGAGAGCGTCTGTGCGAGAGCGAGATGAAGGGTTTAGAGGTACTTACGCGAGATCCGGAGCACCAGaatccggcggcggtggcggagatgGCGAGGAGGACGACAACGAGAAGAGGATGCTACATTGTCTGTGCTAGAGCGAGATGAAGGGTCTAGATGGCCGTGCCGTCGGCAAGTGTCGTGCTCAGGTCAGAGTCAGGGATCGGCGCCCACCGGAGCTCGAGAAGACGAgacgggagaggagagggagactCCGGCGAGAGGCGAGAGCGAGAGGCGAGAGCGAGAGACGAGAGGGCGAGCGGCGCCGGGGaggtgtgacatcccgaaaaattaccaaatcaaatcacgcgctaaataatttcaaaatctcttttcaatcgttgagctcaatccaTTCAAAATCATTtccccgcccgatctcccgatctcCCGAAAAACCGGTCCCGACACCCGAATCCAACAGCTGTCCCATCTCTCTGTTCCTCATCGTCCCGCGTGCCACAcccgaccggcgcgcgtgcgcgacCGGCCGCGGTCACCACCGCGAAATCCGCCgagcgatctctcttttctctctctctcccccctttttctttttttcttcatttcttcattttcttttcttttttccatttttctttcccctccctctctctctccttctcccCTCTCCTCTGCAGCGCGCTCCCGAGCGCcacaccgctcgccggccaccgcccccaCCCCGGCCTGCGCCACCGCCACGCCCCGCTCCCGTCCACGTGCACACCCGCACCCCTACTCCCGGCCGTCCCCACGCGCgacacgcgcacgcgcgcgcccctgcCCACGCGTGCctcacgcggccgcgccgcccgctgtGCCGCTCGGCGTTCGtagctcgacgccggccgccccctgccaccccgcctcgccgagccgccgtGCCACTCGCCTAACTCGACGCCCGGACTCCCACGACCGCCAGCGAGCAGGGCCATGTGTGTGccccgtcctcgccgccggccgctccttTGCGCGCCAGGCGCAGCGCGCGTGGCACTGctcaccgcgccgcccgccgtcaagCACAGCTCCGCCtgccccgctcgccgcgcctGCCCAAGCTGTCCCATCGCCCTgcgaccgcctcgccgcccgtgtGCCGCTCCGCGACACTCGCAAGCGGCCGAACGCCATTAAGGCGCCCcgctgagctcgccggccgccaccaccgcctcgctcctcctccaccgaccTACTCCTCCTATAAAGAGGCTCCCCGCACAGCTCATCTCTCCCACGACCTCCACTGTCGCTCCTAGCTCCCTCCCCGAGctcccaccgccgccatcgccattgCCGCTGCCTCCAggacgccggccaccgcggagcccccCTCCTCGCCACGCCCCAGCCCGAGCCAAGGTAGGGGATAGAACCCCCTtggctctctctcccttttccctctAGCTCCGACCGCCGCCAGGCCCTACAGcaccgccaccgcgccggccaGAGACGGCCTCCGCCCACCGCTATGGCTCCCCTCCCCGCGGGCCTCCTCCCTCGAAATCGAGGGGGGATCGAACTCCCGCGCCTCCAtgccccttttccccctcctccaATCCGCCACCATGGCCTAGGGCCGCCGgccaggcgccgccggccaggcgccgccggccaggcgccgccggcgaccgcccatcccctcctc from Panicum virgatum strain AP13 chromosome 9K, P.virgatum_v5, whole genome shotgun sequence encodes:
- the LOC120649897 gene encoding pentatricopeptide repeat-containing protein At3g49730-like isoform X1 → MVHRQTATRRATMPMRRLLSVPFRRGLSSAATTDLSLASSAEHAYRLLRRHHSDPRRLAAALSASGLDPSSPHLLDAVLRRCGAASSLALHFFHWCSPSLPSPLPSSLVLLSKSFSRASSPPSPSLLAPLPSQLLGPSLLCPVLRRLPQPRLLPFALSLLSARPDHDHPALFLSLLESLSKAGHVATAEQLVEEFQPRIPLSLRHYTALLYGWCRQGKLDEAKHVLARMKAADVALDVVAFNTLLAGFVADGRFEDAFELAREMERRGCPPNAVSYTTLMQGLGARGRVDEAMRVFVEMRRKGCAPDAVTYGTLVSAFCKTGKISQGYEFLDAMSREGLRVDAAVYHGFFTTHEKKEQLEECLELMERMRECRCPPDLKIYNVVIRLACKLGETKQAIALWNEMENGGLSPGVDTFAIMVSGLVGQGALIEACSYFKDMVGRGLFVAPQYGVLKDLLNVLVRDEKLELAKDVWECIVSKGCELNVSAWTIWIHALYAKKHVKEACLYCIDMLEAGLMPQPETFAKLMKGLKKLYNRQIAAEITEKVRKMAEERHVSFKMYKRRGVRDLEEKPKAKRRREKKKSRRRQSGRGQSSRNAELLDASDEEEFSG